Below is a genomic region from Polyangiaceae bacterium.
GCTTGCGATATGGGTCGAACTATCGTGGCCGCATACGAATATCGAGGATTTGTCACGCATTACGGATCGTCCACAAAGCGGCATCGAAGCGGACATGGAGGAGCTCGTGGAATGCGGCGCCGTCGTTCGCTTGGCCGACGGTCGAGCGATGGCGCAAGGTCGCGCGGCGCGTTTGTCGCGACGAAACACGGAGCGGCGTAGAAGTGCGCATCGAGCCATCGCCAAGGCATTACCTCGAGGTGCCGAGGGTCGTCTTTTTCATCTGATTGCGTCTCAAAGCGAACGTGAGGCGACCGATCCATCGGAAATCGTTGCAGAAACGCTTGCGCTGGCCGAGCCGCTCGTGTTGCAAGGGCGGCTCGGTCGAGCGACGGCGCTCTTGTCGGACGGCCTTTTGGCAGCGCGCCAAGGGGCTGCCCAAAATATCGATTGGGGCGAAAGTCGTTTGCTAGGGTGGTTGGTCGAGCTGGCGATTGCGGACGGGTCGCCAAGGGCGCTCGATGCGGTGCTCTACGAATTGTGCCGCGTGACGAACGCGACGGCGGAAACGGAAGCGCTCGAACGGCTCGTGCGCGCGGCGCTCGCAATGCGTACGACAGGTGGAGACCGCGCGATTTCGCTTGTCGACAGCATTGCACCGTTTTCGAATCCAGACCTCGAACGCACCAGGCAGCAAGTGCGCGTTCATTCGGCGCGGCGATGTTCGCTCGAGCAAGAACAATCGGTCCTCGAGGAAGCTGAAAGATGGGCACGCGACGCGGGCGAACGTGCACAGACACGTTTTTCGGGGTGGCTCGGGCGCCTTCGTTATCGTGAAGGTCGATTCGACGAAGCGGCAGAGCTTCATGCAAAGGCTGCGGTTGGCGAGCCATGGACGACGGAGCGCGTAGCGAGCCATTTGAATTGTGCATCGGCGCTCATCGAGGCATTCCGATTCGACGAAGCCGTGGTCGTCGCAGACGAAGCGCGAAGGCTATCGGCGGAATGCCGGCATGCGTATTGTGAAGCTCGAGCTGAATGGCTGACGCGAACGGCTCGGTATCGGCGAGGTGATTCGCTGGACGTGGACGAAGAGTTCGTCGAGCTTGCGGCAAAGACGGGCGTCGTCGATTTGGAGGCGCTTGCGAGTTTGACCGAGGCGGCGATTGCGTGGCGATGTGGGGACATGGAACGAATGGTCGTGCTGGCTCGACGAACCGAGCAGCGATGGACTGCGATGAGCAATACCTGGGGTGCGCTCTTTGCGCGAACGCTGGCCATTGCTGCGATTGGGGCGACGCCTGAAGAATGGCATGCGCTGGCGGATGCGGCATTGAAGATTCCGGTTCCGGGGGCAGGCGTTCAGATGCTGGGGCTGCTGTGCAAATGCAGACCGGATGCATCGGTGGAATTGCTCCCCGCAATGCTCGAGCTTCGATCGTCGATTCCCGAATATTTTTGGCGGTTTCGAATGGATGTGATGTCCGTCGACGAAGCGTGGGGGTTCGTCGCGGAACGATCGGTTTGACCTACTGTTGGCAGTCTGTCGTGCTCGTTGGAGCGGCTGTGCATTTGGCATACTGGACATCGACCCGGAATTTCGACGAGCAATCGCCCGTGCATGAAGCAGCGCAGGCAATGCTGCAAGGAATCTCCGAGCTTACCGCGGTGGTGAAGGAAATCGTCTCGTTCGATCGATTGCTACTTGCAAAGAATGCACTCATGAACCAAGTTTCAACGGCGCCCTTTGCGTTGTTCGTCACGACGACGAAATCTCGTCCGTATTCGTACGTACCTGCAGGAAATATTGAAATGGGTGTTGTCGGGACATCGTTCGACGGCACGTATTTGCATGTCGTATCGTCGCAAAAAAGATCATCGTTTGCTTTGTGGTCCGCATACGTTGCACGAAGGTACCAGGGATTGTTGAACCGATAGGCCTCGTTGTCTCGCCAAGCCGCAAAATCGCCGAATTTCGTCGTGGTTGAGGGGTTGACGACCTTACCTGCGAGGTTGCAATTGCTCTTTTCGTTGCAGATCATCGCGCTCGAAGCTGGGTCGAGCTTCCAGTATTCGTAGCTG
It encodes:
- a CDS encoding serine/threonine protein kinase, translated to MALINEIEMQQECQAHVSSEHVPHCIAGRYVLRSVIGRGGHGEVWEADDTLTQTLVAVKLLRSDVGVEPARVRREVSALRLLRIPGVVQMLDEGIDGGRPFLVMERISGSPFPGTPEKTWSSIAGPTLALLETLDRVHTAGVVHRDIKPGNVLVDEHGRPTLLDFGLSLGPSLARDSASDDHILGTPDYLAPEQIVGDTITPATDLYAIGVMLYEALSGRLPHEADDFQTLMRLRLTEPSPRLSDIAPDVPVAITNTIDSLLVRAPKERPQSARDLIDRLRDRTARAIPSIEVVSLEPWPEARLRELFIGPDRIFHLCEDAAQELYARSQGLPSRIWGELAAWERAGLAQKVGPKWMVSREALDRLAAGRVALPLPPVVSTEAARAPVPQHLEELAIWVELSWPHTNIEDLSRITDRPQSGIEADMEELVECGAVVRLADGRAMAQGRAARLSRRNTERRRSAHRAIAKALPRGAEGRLFHLIASQSEREATDPSEIVAETLALAEPLVLQGRLGRATALLSDGLLAARQGAAQNIDWGESRLLGWLVELAIADGSPRALDAVLYELCRVTNATAETEALERLVRAALAMRTTGGDRAISLVDSIAPFSNPDLERTRQQVRVHSARRCSLEQEQSVLEEAERWARDAGERAQTRFSGWLGRLRYREGRFDEAAELHAKAAVGEPWTTERVASHLNCASALIEAFRFDEAVVVADEARRLSAECRHAYCEARAEWLTRTARYRRGDSLDVDEEFVELAAKTGVVDLEALASLTEAAIAWRCGDMERMVVLARRTEQRWTAMSNTWGALFARTLAIAAIGATPEEWHALADAALKIPVPGAGVQMLGLLCKCRPDASVELLPAMLELRSSIPEYFWRFRMDVMSVDEAWGFVAERSV